The Raphanus sativus cultivar WK10039 chromosome 2, ASM80110v3, whole genome shotgun sequence genome includes a region encoding these proteins:
- the LOC108808744 gene encoding uncharacterized protein LOC108808744, with protein MTILQDTVITSSDYQNDSDFLDLASYEDITNGICKPNFLIDVMGKVSDLGAVATVQAKGVDTKRVHFRLLDASGNEIACCLWGKYAEQIEKHLEEESDEIEICLIRFAKISHFRGEVQITNAFDASLMFLNPTMEEAVDFKQKIEDNPLPLAIFDQDNEKKIMKTAAENWNDVNVRCISEILQSVEPENCKIICSIESIDTDWGWFYFGCNRHNRRLTKVGRNSSVKMNKSIAPQFYCDVCRSTCSNFSPKFKLHLSVKDDSEACRIMLLDTIAMTIIGVKASELWDGSFAEIEDPDLLPAPIQNLVGKSFCFGVKITSDNYSNGSDTFKVSEVWSGDYIQRIESLSEPLSLNETNSSTLSGGEIPAIECSNENSSEDFATPKNKRKEDGRDQMDMTSTSKKLCSKIVKKEKTEK; from the exons ATGACAATCCTTCAAGACACAGTGATAACCTCTTCGGATTATCAGAATGATAGTGATTTCCTTGATCTGGCTAGCTACGAGGATATTACAAATGGAATTTGTAAACCAAATTTTCTCATTG atgTCATGGGAAAAGTTTCTGATCTTGGAGCAGTAGCGACGGTTCAAGCTAAAGGTGTCGACACCAAAAGAGTTCACTTTCGTTTACTTGATGCAAG TGGAAATGAAATTGCATGCTGCTTATGGGGAAAATATGCTGAGCAAATTGAAAAACATTTAGAAGAAGAATCGGATGAGATTGAAATATGTTTGATAAGGTTTGCAAAAATCAGCCACTTCAGAG GAGAAGTACAAATCACCAATGCATTTGATGCTTCACTTATGTTTCTCAATCCAACAATGGAGGAAGCTGTTGATTTTAAACAGAA GATTGAGGATAACCCTCTTCCCCTAGCAATCTTTGATCAGGATAATGAGAAAAAGATAATGAAAACTGCTGCTGAGAATTGGAATGATGTAAACGTGAGATGTATATCAGAAATTTTGCAGAGCGTTGAG CCTGAGAACTGCAAGATCATCTGTTCAATTGAATCCATTGACACGGATTGGGGATGGTTCTATTTTGGATGTAATCGACACAACCGCCGTCTGACTAAGGTTGGTAGAAATTCATCTGTTAAGATGAATAAATCTATAGCACCACAGTTTTATTGTGACGTGTGTCGTTCCACCTGTTCAAACTTCTCACCCAA GTTTAAGCTACATTTGTCTGTTAAAGATGACAGTGAGGCCTGCAGGATTATGCTTCTTGACACTATAGCTATGACAATTATTGGCGTGAAAGCTTCAGAACTATGGGATGGTTCGTTCGCTGAG ATTGAGGATCCAGATTTGCTACCTGCGCCAATTCAAAACTTGGTTGgcaaatctttttgttttggtgtTAAAATAACCAGTGATAATTACTCCAATGGATCTGACACTTTTAAGGTCTCTGAGGTCTGGTCTGGTGATTATATTCAGAGGATCGAATCACTCTCTGAACCACTTTCCCTTAATGAGACCAATTCGTCAACACTGTCTGGTGGAGAA ATACCGGCAATCGAGTGTAGCAATGAGAATTCATCTGAAGATTTTGCTACCCCTAAAAACAAGCGTAAGGAAGATGGGAGGGATCAAATGGACATGACATCTACATCAAAAAAGTTGTGCTCTAAGATCGTGAAAAAGGAGAAGACTGAGAAGTGA